The Mercurialis annua linkage group LG2, ddMerAnnu1.2, whole genome shotgun sequence genome contains a region encoding:
- the LOC126668299 gene encoding uncharacterized protein LOC126668299: protein MSGLSGEAKEIVRDMTAAQAKPCSIMAALKEKVPSDNPRIKQVYNYRETLRKSSFEGRDVVGQFYHMAQQNDYVHWTLAEEDTGVLTHIFMAHPDSVRLLRTYYWIIGMDSTYKTNKYKLPFLEIIGMTPCNKNFIIAYAIMKDETEGSYRWVLERLRCLIGEHIHPSAILTDRELGLMRPVSEVFPRSSHLLCTWHINKDVEDRVYRISGKNQEFAEIFKNSTWKKIIRAPSFDKYNIAVEHFRDRFKGFPGLIQYIEGTWLGHREKFVSCWTDLVLHFGNTTTCRVESAHAQLKQWLNSSTGALDTVWTKVDKVIQSQLIDIRKTLEDSRRTIGVHRRGFPFDKLSCRVSHYCLDLISKELRRMRELSTDVYDRCGCVVRSTHQIPCACELRAVVDSGNPISLDSIHPFWTKLVILGDGLDTSAQPDFAGFQTEEHQYFHEVAEEVMTKDPSVLRDISRIVRERLHPEDLGYMEPEVKTNVKGRPKGSKSTKRDPSRHEYKDRVPGRPKSSKAQKNRTSASAGLQNAEVIPGFLLPFVDELVDVRGDGNCGFRVVADHIYGDEKMWGMTRMNIANEISAHPYRYEGIFIDGLQAAITRISWEGGECGPSYWMQVLDDLFPIATIFNAAVIYIQGGTLQQTRFSSFTVLPLHSSEVHSRPSKEIVILYISGRAHFVRLNLQDNFPVPPIPTLWFQHRDHTVQSWHTLYANRREQWDSLIGMAD, encoded by the exons ATGAGTGGGCTGAGTGGCGAGGCCAAAGAAATTGTGCGAGATATGACTGCGGCACAAGCGAAGCCGTGTTCTATCATGGCagctttaaaagaaaaagtaccATCTGACAACCCTAGAATAAAGCAAGTGTACAACTATAGAGAGACTTTGAGAAAGTCTAGCTTTGAAGGTAGAGATGTGGTTGGGCAATTTTATCACATGGCTCAGCAAAATGATTATGTACACTGGACTCTTGCTGAGGAGGATACAGGTGTGTTGACCCATATTTTCATGGCTCATCCTGATTCAGTGAGACTACTTCGTACGTACTACTGGATCATCGGCATGGACTCCACGTACAAGACGAACAAGTACAAGCTGCCTTTTTTGGAGATTATTGGAATGACTCCTTGCAACAAGAacttcataattgcatatgcaattatgaaggATGAGACTGAAGGGAGCTACAGATGGGTATTGGAGAGACTgag GTGCTTGATTGGGGAACATATTCATCCGAGCGCTATTCTTACTGATCGAGAATTGGGGCTTATGAGACCAGTGTCAGAGGTTTTCCCACGTTCTTCTCATCTACTATGTACGTGGCACATAAATAAGGACGTAGAAGATAGAGTGTACAGAATTAGTGGGAAAAACCAAGAGTTTGCTGAAATTTTCAAGAATAGTACATGGAAGAAAATTATCAGAGCGCCaagttttgataaatataacaTAGCTGTGGAGCACTTCAGAGATcggtttaaaggttttccaggGTTGATACAGTACATTGAGGGGACTTGGCTGGGACACAGAGAGAAGTTCGTATCTTGCTGGACGGACTTAGTCCTACATTTTGGAAACACCACCACATGTAGAGTCGAGAGCGCACATGCTCAGCTTAAGCAGTGGCTCAACTCTAGCACCGGTGCTCTGGACACAGTCTGGACGAAGGTCGACAAAGTTATACAGTCGCAGCTGATAGATATCCG CAAAACACTTGAGGACTCCAGACGGACTATTGGCGTACATCGACGCGGTTTTCCATTTGACAAGCTCTCATGCAGAGTGTCGCATTACTGTCTGGATTTAATATCGAAAGAACTAAGGCGTATGCGAGAATTGAGTACCGATGTCTACGATCGCTGTGGTTGTGTGGTTAGATCAACACATCAGATCCCCTGTGCATGTGAGCTGCGAGCGGTGGTCGATTCAG GTAACCCGATCAGCCTTGACAGTATACACCCGTTTTGGACGAAACTTGTTATTCTCGGCGATGGGTTGGACACATCTGCGCAACCCGATTTTGCTGGTTTTCAGACTGAGGAACATCAGTATTTTCACGAGGTCGCCGAGGAGGTCATGACTAAGGATCCTTCAGTGTTGCGTGATATTTCTCGTATTGTTCGAGAGCGACTTCACCCCGAAGACTTAGGCTACATGGAACCAGAAGTTAAAACAAATGTCAAAGGTCGACCAAAGGGGAGCAAATCAACGAAGCGGGATCCGAGTCGTCATGAGTACAAGGACCGTGTACCTGGTCGTCCTAAATCTTCCAAAGCTCAGAAAAATCGTACATCCGCGTCAG CTGGTTTGCAAAATGCGGAGGTTATTCCAGGATTCCTTTTACCATTCGTTGACGAGCTTGTGGACGTGCGTGGAGACGGCAACTGTGGATTTCGCGTGGTGGCAGACCACATATATGGTGACGAGAAGATGTGGGGAATGACTAGAATGAACATTGCAAACGAAATCTCCGCCCACCCTTATCGATACGAGGGTATTTTCATTGATGGGTTGCAAGCGGCCATTACACGTATTAGCTGGGAAGGCGGAGAGTGTGGCCCTAGCTACTGGATGCAg GTATTGGATGACTTGTTCCCTATTGCCACTATCTTCAATGCAGCTGTTATTTACATACAAGGCGGGACGCTACAACAGACGCGGTTCTCTTCGTTTACTGTTCTGCCTTTGCATTCCTCTGAGGTTCACTCACGACCATCGAAGGAGATAGTGATATTGTATATTAGTGGACGCGCACATTTTGTTAGGTTGAATCTGCAGGATAATTTTCCTGTCCCACCAATTCCCACCCTGTGGTTCCAGCACAGGGACCATACTGTTCAGTCTTGGCATACTTTATATGCTAATAGGAGAGAGCAATGGGATAGTTTGATAGGTATGGCAGATTGA
- the LOC126668003 gene encoding probable LRR receptor-like serine/threonine-protein kinase At1g53430, whose protein sequence is MGFVRIVWIIAFGFLLLDCFVVEFCCQAQVSPPKVLPPEEVQILQTITTKMKNQNWTITETSCSMPEWNWTISSQIESTVTCDCNGTVCHVTNILLKGFNLTGIVPDELANLTRLVEIDFSRNVLTGTIPTKLAQLPNLQKLSFLGNRLNGSVPPQLGNIATLEQLVLEDNLLGGPLPPNLGNLRSLKRLLLSANNFTGTIPDTYGHLKNLTDFRIDGSALSGKIPEFIGNWTNITRLDLQGTAMAGPIPASISLLTELEELRISDLRGSSASFPNLQPLTKMERLILRNCLITGSIPNYLADMTALKQLDLSNNRLTGPIPDRFQIFEAIDYLFLTNNSLTGEIPGWILSNSRSKSFDVSYNNFTGKVSTSCQERKVNLVSSQSSANTNQVDWCFRQDLTCSRKPEHHSLFINCGGRAKTFENIEYEDDSTLGGPSNFFSVAERWAYSSTGAFMGKDGAEFNAGNKFNLSVPHEIYESARLAPQSLKYYALCMRQGSYKVRLHFAEIMYSDDQTFSSTGRRIFDVSIQGNVVLTDFNIMEKAGGVGKSYVAEYDNITVSGTTLEIHLYWLGKGTTAIPDRGVYGPLISAITVTPNFEVDTGGGLSAGAIVGIVAACCVVVLSILIVLRWKGCLGGKDLEDKELRGLDLQTGYFSLRQIKHATNNFDPANKIGEGGFGPVYKGLLSDGTIIAVKQLSAKSKQGNREFVNEIGMISALQHPNLVKLYGCCIEGNQLLLIYEYLENNSLARALFGPVEQRLNLDWSTRKKILLGIAKGLAYLHEESRLKIVHRDIKATNVLLDKDLNAKISDFGLAKLDEEENTHISTRIAGTIGYMAPEYAMRGYLTDKADVYSFGVVLLEIISGKSNTNYRPKEEFVYLLDWAYVLQEQGNLLELVDPVLESNFSKTGAMRFLNLALLCTNPSPTLRPSMSSVVSMIDGKIPVQAPIVKRNTADQDARFKAFEILSHDSQSNYSTYSQDHQDQKSISMDGPWIDSSVSLPSKDVSQDHSSSRLIKDLYDPKLE, encoded by the exons ATGGGTTTTGTTCGAATTGTCTGGATAATTGCTTTTGGGTTTTTATTGCTGGATTGTTTTGTTGTGGAGTTCTGTTGTCAGGCTCAAGTTTCGCCGCCTAAAGTTTTGCCGCCAGAAGAAG TTCAAATTCTTCAAACGATAACGACCAAAATGAAGAACCAAAACTGGACCATCACTGAAACTTCTTGCAGCATGCCAGAGTGGAACTGGACAATTTCCTCTCAAATTGAAAGCACTGTTACCTGCGACTGCAATGGCACTGTTTGTCATGTCACTAACAT CCTGCTCAAGGGTTTTAACTTAACTGGAATAGTCCCTGATGAACTTGCGAATCTTACCCGTCTCGTCGAAAT TGATTTCTCTCGTAATGTACTTACCGGAACAATCCCGACAAAACTTGCTCAGCTTCCAAATCTTCAAAAACT GTCCTTTCTGGGGAATCGTCTCAATGGTTCAGTTCCTCCGCAACTCGGCAACATTGCCACACTAGAGCAGTT GGTCTTGGAAGATAATCTGCTTGGAGGACCGCTCCCGCCAAACCTTGGAAATTTGAGAAGCTTGAAAAGACT TCTTCTTTCTGCGAACAACTTCACAGGAACTATTCCAGATACCTATGGCCATTTAAAGAACTTAACTGACTT TAGGATAGACGGGAGTGCACTATCAGGGAAAATACCTGAATTTATAGGCAACTGGACCAACATTACACGATT GGATTTGCAAGGAACAGCTATGGCAGGTCCTATTCCTGCTTCCATATCCCTACTGACAGAGCTAGAAGAATT GAGAATATCCGATTTGCGTGGATCCAGTGCAAGTTTTCCCAATCTTCAGCCTCTGACAAAAATGGAGCGATT GATACTGAGGAATTGCTTAATTACCGGTTCGATCCCTAATTATCTTGCAGACATGACAGCATTAAAGCAATT AGACCTTAGCAATAATAGGTTGACAGGACCAATTCCAGACAGGTTTCAGATATTCGAAGCTATAGATTACCT GTTTTTGACTAATAACTCGCTCACTGGAGAAATACCAGGTTGGATATTGAGCAATTCGAGAAGTAAGAGCTT CGACGTATCTTATAACAATTTTACCGGAAAAGTTTCGACTAGTTGCCAGGAACGAAAAGT GAACTTAGTTTCTAGTCAATCCTCTGCCAACACCAATCA GGTTGATTGGTGCTTCAGACAGGACCTTACCTGCTCTAGGAAGCCAGAAC ACCATTCCTTGTTTATAAACTGCGGAGGACGCGCGAAAACTTTTGAGAATATTGAATATGAAGACGACTCAACCTTAGGAGGCCCATCAAACTTCTTCTCTGTAGCAGAAAGATGGGCTTATAGCAGTACTGGAGCTTTCATGGGCAAGGATGGTGCAGAATTCAATGCAGGAAACAAGTTTAATCTGAGCGTGCCCCATGAAATTTACGAATCTGCTCGACTTGCTCCTCAATCACTCAAGTACTATGCCCTTTGTATGAGGCAGGGCAGCTATAAAGTGCGGCTTCACTTTGCAGAAATTATGTATTCTGATGATCAGACATTTAGTAGCACCGGGAGACGCATATTTGATGTATCGATTCAG GGAAATGTTGTTTTGACCGATTTCAATATCATGGAGAAAGCCGGAGGAGTTGGTAAGAGTTATGTCGCAGAATACGATAACATAACAGTCAGTGGCACCACTCTGGAGATACATTTGTACTGGTTAGGCAAAGGTACTACTGCAATTCCAGATAGAGGTGTCTATGGACCTCTCATATCAGCCATTACAGTGACACCAA ACTTTGAAGTTGATACTGGAGGGGGGTTATCGGCTGGAGCTATAGTCGGAATTGTAGCTGCATGCTGCGTAGTTGTATTGTCAATATTGATCGTCCTCCGATGGAAAGGTTGCTTAGGGGGAAAGGACCTTGAAGATAAAG AACTTCGCGGACTTGATCTGCAAACTGGTTATTTCTCCTTAAGACAAATTAAACATGCTACCAACAATTTTGATCCAGCAAATAAGATAGGAGAGGGAGGATTTGGGCCGGTGTACAAG GGTTTGCTGTCGGATGGTACAATAATTGCTGTTAAGCAGCTCTCAGCGAAATCAAAACAAGGGAACCGTGAATTTGTAAATGAAATAGGAATGATATCTGCCTTACAACACCCCAATCTTGTGAAGTTGTATGGATGTTGTATTGAAGGAAACCAACTGCTGTTAATATATGAGTACTTGGAAAATAACAGTCTTGCACGCGCACTCTTCG GTCCTGTGGAACAACGACTCAATTTGGACTGGTCGACAAGAAAGAAGATACTGCTCGGCATTGCTAAAGGATTAGCATATCTCCATGAGGAGTCGAGGCTGAAAATTGTACACAGAGACATAAAAGCTACCAATGTGCTTCTTGATAAAGATCTAAATGCTAAGATATCAGACTTTGGTTTAGCCAAGCTTGATGAAGAAGAGAACACGCATATCAGCACTCGAATTGCTGGAACAAT AGGTTATATGGCTCCGGAATATGCAATGAGGGGTTACTTGACGGATAAAGCGGATGTTTACAGTTTCGGAGTTGTTCTTTTGGAGATTATCAGTGGGAAGAGCAACACTAATTACAGACCAAAGGAGGAGTTTGTTTATCTTCTTGATTGG GCCTATGTGCTGCAAGAGCAAGGAAATCTTTTGGAACTTGTGGATCCAGTTCTTGAATCCAATTTCTCAAAAACAGGAGCAATGAGATTTCTGAATTTGGCTCTTCTCTGCACCAACCCTTCACCAACACTAAGGCCATCCATGTCATCTGTTGTGAGTATGATAGATGGAAAAATTCCGGTCCAAGCTCCGATTGTTAAGCGCAATACTGCGGATCAGGACGCGAGGTTTAAGGCATTCGAAATCCTATCCCATGACAGTCAGAGTAACTACTCCACTTATTCTCAAGATCATCAGGATCAGAAAAGCATATCAATGGATGGGCCTTGGATTGATTCCTCAGTTTCCCTCCCAAGCAAAGATGTCTCACAAGACCATTCGTCAAGTAGGCTAATAAAAGATCTTTATGATCCTAAGTTGGAGTAA